A single Populus nigra chromosome 13, ddPopNigr1.1, whole genome shotgun sequence DNA region contains:
- the LOC133670758 gene encoding thioredoxin H2, which translates to MGAVLSSIGSILSYLFGASAAGEDSASDGQSGVTAFHSSARWQLHFNSIKNTNQLMVIDFAASWCGPCKHMEPAVHAMAAKFTDVQFAKIDVDELPDVAQEFGVQAMPTFVLVKKGNEMDRVVGAQKEELQRKIEKHRPR; encoded by the exons ATGGGAGCTGTACTGTCTTCCATTGGATCTATACTGTCTTACTTATTTGGAGCCTCAGCCGCTGGAGAAGATTCAGCATCGGATGGTCAATCGGGTGTGACAGCGTTCCACTCCTCAGCCCGTTGGCAGCTCCACTttaattccataaaaaacaCCAACCAGCTG ATGGTGATTGATTTCGCGGCATCTTGGTGTGGGCCCTGCAAGCACATGGAACCAGCAGTTCATGCCATGGCTGCCAAATTTACTGATGTTCAGTTTGCCAAGATCGATGTCGATGAATTGCCT GATGTGGCACAAGAGTTTGGGGTGCAGGCAATGCCAACATTTGTGTTGGTGAAGAAAGGGAATGAAATGGACAGGGTAGTGGGAGCTCAGAAGGAGGAGCTTCAGAGGAAGATTGAAAAACACAGGCCTCGTTAA